In one window of Bacteroidota bacterium DNA:
- a CDS encoding sigma-70 family RNA polymerase sigma factor: protein MPPSPDTTQLLLDARAGDGAALDALWPHVYGELRQIARGRLLGHRPGDTLNTTALVHEAYLRLVDGERAGWEGRAHFFALAARTMRFILVDYARARTAQKRGGAQADLRLDGLEVADGTATAERAADLLTLDRALDSLAGYDERLARFVEYRFFGGLTYDEIAEVAGCSVATAKRDWQRARTWLYHAMQDADAGG from the coding sequence ATGCCACCGTCCCCCGACACGACCCAGCTCTTGCTCGACGCCCGCGCCGGTGACGGTGCGGCGCTGGACGCGCTCTGGCCGCACGTCTACGGCGAGCTTCGGCAGATCGCCCGCGGCCGCCTGCTCGGGCACCGCCCCGGCGACACGCTCAACACGACCGCGCTCGTCCACGAAGCCTACCTCCGCCTCGTCGACGGCGAGCGCGCCGGCTGGGAGGGGCGGGCGCACTTCTTCGCCCTCGCCGCCCGCACGATGCGCTTCATCCTCGTCGACTATGCCCGCGCGCGCACCGCCCAGAAGCGCGGCGGCGCGCAGGCCGACCTCCGCCTCGACGGCCTCGAGGTCGCCGACGGCACCGCTACGGCCGAGCGCGCGGCCGACCTGCTCACGCTCGACCGGGCGCTCGACAGTCTCGCGGGCTACGACGAGCGCCTCGCCCGCTTCGTCGAGTACCGGTTCTTCGGCGGGCTGACCTACGACGAGATCGCCGAGGTGGCCGGGTGCTCGGTGGCGACGGCCAAGCGCGACTGGCAGCGCGCCCGGACCTGGCTCTACCACGCGATGCAGGACGCCGACGCGGGCGGCTGA
- a CDS encoding CBS domain-containing protein, protein MTVQQLISPDIEPLAPTDTAGHAIYRLAELDVEHLPVVSGEGQLLALVSENEMLETGDLGTELGALVGLGVLSVTPEVHLFEAASLLSVHHLSVLPVAEEDGEYAGAVRRRVLFEELAGMLSTGTPGTILILEVSLRDYSLSVLSRLIEQSDAKVLSLATQGEGALEGGLIRVTIKLNVTDTARVRHVLEHHGYRVAAVFNEQDGDDELSLRAQEFMRYLEV, encoded by the coding sequence ATGACCGTTCAACAACTCATCAGCCCCGATATCGAGCCGCTCGCGCCGACGGACACCGCCGGGCACGCGATCTACCGGCTGGCGGAACTCGACGTGGAGCACCTGCCCGTCGTGAGCGGCGAGGGGCAGCTGCTGGCGCTCGTCTCGGAGAACGAGATGCTGGAGACGGGCGACCTCGGGACGGAACTGGGCGCACTCGTCGGACTCGGCGTGCTGAGCGTGACGCCGGAGGTCCATCTATTCGAGGCGGCGAGCTTGCTCTCGGTGCACCACCTCAGCGTGCTGCCTGTAGCGGAGGAAGACGGCGAATACGCCGGAGCCGTGCGCCGCCGCGTCCTGTTCGAGGAACTCGCCGGCATGCTCTCGACCGGCACGCCGGGCACGATCCTGATCCTCGAAGTGTCGCTCCGGGACTACTCGCTGAGCGTCCTCAGCCGCCTCATCGAGCAGAGCGACGCCAAAGTGCTCTCGCTCGCTACCCAGGGCGAAGGGGCGCTCGAAGGCGGCCTGATCCGGGTCACGATCAAGCTCAACGTGACCGACACGGCGCGCGTCCGCCACGTCCTGGAACACCACGGCTACCGCGTGGCGGCCGTCTTCAACGAGCAGGACGGCGACGACGAACTGTCGCTCCGGGCGCAGGAGTTCATGCGCTACCTGGAGGTGTGA
- a CDS encoding BatA and WFA domain-containing protein produces the protein MAFLNPLVLLGLAAAAIPILVHLFNFRKPKRVDFSSLAFLHELQKSTMRRVRIKQWLLLVLRTLAIACLVLAFARPTVQSGWATVFGGQVQTSTALVLDHSLSMTVRDAQGDLLTQAQELASAVVETSETGDEVFVVGTAATSAETFRNAGPALDAIAELEPEAGAGTAGSALGRAFALLEGATNLNREVLVVSDLQASTFLDSARVPVPEGVRVTLLPVGERRHANVAVTEARVVSRIVEAGQPVEVEATLVHYGAEPLEGYAASLYLGGERVAQATADLAPGVPATVTFTATPQARGWLPAEVRTEEDAFAWDNTRYLTLHVPETCRVLLVRGEGQRADLVDLALSLGGEQTRFAVTTVPETALAAQDLATFDVAVLVGPESLASGEVAALAQFVQQGGGLMVFPSDRARPPDYDALFAALGGGRLGAVVGQLGGAQPVAQFGRVDLEHPLFDGVFDGSAGQARLESPAIALARPYRPGVGDENTLIALSTGAPFLQELRSGQGTAFVFAVAPDPRWSDFPVRGLFVPLLYRAVYTLAAAADTGKALTVRQAGALRVSGTRPSGGADGLRLVGPDGTEFAPEQRSVPGGVLLEIDDTVREPGVYEVMQGERLVRRVAFNPDARESDLTPLAPDEARRRLIAATGADVQLLDASGGQGLAAAERIAEERTGVELWNVFLTAALLFLLAEMLVAMQWRPEPVAA, from the coding sequence ATGGCCTTTCTCAACCCGCTCGTCCTGCTCGGCCTCGCGGCGGCGGCGATCCCGATCCTCGTCCACCTCTTCAACTTCCGCAAGCCGAAGCGGGTGGACTTCTCCTCGCTGGCGTTCCTGCACGAGCTGCAGAAGAGCACGATGCGGCGCGTCCGCATCAAGCAGTGGCTGCTGCTGGTCCTCCGTACGCTCGCGATTGCCTGCCTCGTCCTCGCCTTCGCGCGCCCGACCGTCCAGAGCGGCTGGGCGACGGTCTTCGGCGGGCAAGTCCAGACCTCGACGGCGCTCGTGCTCGACCACTCGCTCTCGATGACGGTCCGCGACGCGCAGGGCGACCTGCTGACTCAGGCTCAGGAACTGGCCTCCGCTGTCGTCGAGACGAGTGAGACGGGCGACGAGGTGTTCGTCGTCGGGACGGCGGCGACCTCGGCCGAGACGTTCCGCAACGCGGGACCCGCGCTCGACGCGATTGCCGAACTCGAACCCGAGGCCGGAGCGGGCACCGCCGGGAGCGCCCTCGGCCGGGCCTTCGCGCTCCTCGAAGGCGCGACGAACCTGAACCGCGAAGTCCTCGTCGTCTCCGACCTCCAGGCCTCCACGTTCCTCGACTCGGCCCGCGTCCCGGTACCCGAAGGCGTCCGGGTCACGCTCCTGCCGGTCGGCGAGCGGCGGCACGCGAACGTGGCCGTCACCGAGGCCCGCGTCGTGAGCCGGATCGTCGAGGCCGGGCAGCCGGTCGAGGTCGAGGCGACGCTCGTCCACTACGGGGCCGAGCCGCTGGAGGGCTACGCGGCGAGCCTCTACCTCGGCGGCGAGCGCGTGGCGCAGGCCACGGCCGACCTCGCGCCGGGCGTCCCGGCGACGGTCACGTTCACCGCCACCCCGCAGGCCCGCGGCTGGCTCCCGGCCGAGGTCCGCACCGAGGAAGACGCCTTCGCGTGGGACAACACGCGCTACCTCACGCTCCACGTCCCCGAGACCTGCCGCGTGCTCCTCGTTCGGGGCGAGGGGCAGCGGGCCGACCTCGTCGACCTCGCCCTCTCGCTCGGCGGCGAGCAGACGCGCTTCGCCGTGACGACGGTCCCCGAGACCGCGCTCGCCGCCCAGGACCTCGCCACGTTCGACGTGGCCGTGCTCGTCGGGCCGGAGAGCCTGGCGAGCGGGGAGGTGGCGGCGCTCGCGCAGTTCGTGCAGCAGGGCGGCGGGCTGATGGTCTTCCCGAGCGACCGCGCGCGCCCCCCCGACTACGACGCGCTCTTCGCGGCCCTCGGTGGCGGGCGGCTCGGTGCGGTCGTCGGGCAGCTCGGCGGGGCGCAGCCGGTGGCGCAGTTCGGCCGGGTCGACCTGGAGCACCCGCTCTTCGACGGGGTCTTCGACGGGAGCGCCGGGCAAGCCCGGCTGGAGAGCCCGGCTATTGCGCTCGCGCGGCCCTACCGACCCGGCGTCGGGGACGAGAACACGCTGATCGCTCTCTCCACCGGCGCGCCGTTCCTGCAAGAGCTCCGGAGCGGGCAGGGGACCGCGTTCGTGTTCGCCGTCGCCCCGGACCCGCGCTGGAGCGATTTCCCGGTGCGCGGCCTCTTCGTGCCGCTCCTCTACCGGGCCGTCTACACCCTCGCCGCCGCCGCCGACACGGGCAAGGCGCTGACCGTCCGGCAGGCGGGCGCGCTGCGCGTCTCCGGGACGCGTCCCTCGGGCGGCGCCGACGGGCTGCGGCTGGTCGGGCCGGACGGGACCGAGTTCGCGCCCGAGCAGCGGAGCGTCCCCGGCGGCGTCCTCCTGGAGATCGACGACACCGTGCGCGAGCCGGGCGTTTACGAGGTGATGCAGGGCGAGCGCCTCGTCCGCCGCGTCGCCTTCAACCCCGACGCCCGCGAGTCCGACCTCACCCCGCTTGCCCCCGACGAGGCCCGCCGCCGCCTGATCGCCGCGACCGGGGCCGACGTCCAACTCCTCGATGCGTCGGGCGGGCAGGGCCTCGCCGCCGCCGAGCGCATCGCCGAGGAGCGAACCGGCGTCGAACTCTGGAACGTCTTCCTGACGGCGGCGCTGCTGTTTCTCCTCGCCGAGATGCTGGTTGCGATGCAGTGGCGCCCTGAGCCGGTCGCAGCGTGA
- a CDS encoding serine/threonine-protein kinase, which translates to MNLPPLERWQRLDALLAEALDRPPDERTAFLRARCGGDRALYAEVVALLDAAAAAEDTLGESATHYAAPLLPGLRNALAAAEAAGDLAPGAALGPYRISGVLGRGGMGTVYRAERADGTFDKTVALKVVRRGLDTDDVLARFRRERQVLASLDHPGIARLLDGGATEDGRPYLVMEYVEGEPVTAYADRTRLGVEARLALFAQTGEAVQHAHRRLVVHRDLKPSNVLAAENDRGEPRVKLLDFGIAKLLDPETDGDGLQTQTGLRLLTPAYAAPEQRRGEPVTTATDVYALGVLLFELLTGDRAERDRLAPPSERVTDAAAEAHGTTADRLRRRLRGDLDLIALKALRDDPDRRYPSVEAFLDDVRRHRRGLPVQARPESVAYRARSFVRRHRVGVAAAAAFVALLVGALVAVSLQQRATARERDRAARELAQKQEVVVLLTELLGEADPMLAQGDTLNVYEVLGRAEERLGDASGYAPDVRAHLLHALGHVYLNMAEHDRAGHLLAEAFELRQARYPDSLHADVVSTLELRGRLARDRGEPDRAVALHREAVALRRRLHAEADPALAQALNDLAISQHKQGDLGAADAHFREAIAAYRAGPGTADARLAETLGSLAVLVFESDDLDEAEALLRESIDLLRTLRGDRHPHLASSLNSLGSVLQYGGRLAEAEPLFAEALAINRGAYGKDHPSVSLVLNNLATLYDEWDQHAVADSLYRRVIRADSLRLGPLHPNVAITVHNYGLMLHEVEAYEAAAGRLASAHAAALETLGAEHIYTLIFASSLGLSLADAGRAREAERLLRPAMDRLSAELGAGHWRVAVARRNLGAALAAQGRYDEAGGHLRFSVEVLTASRGADAEATQDAQARLDAVSEALRRTAGGA; encoded by the coding sequence ATGAACCTGCCTCCACTCGAACGCTGGCAGCGCCTCGACGCTCTCCTCGCCGAGGCGCTGGACCGGCCGCCCGACGAGCGCACGGCTTTCCTCCGTGCCCGCTGCGGAGGCGACCGGGCGCTCTACGCCGAGGTCGTCGCCCTCCTCGACGCGGCGGCGGCGGCCGAGGACACGCTCGGCGAGTCGGCCACGCACTACGCGGCGCCGCTGCTGCCGGGGCTGCGCAACGCCCTCGCGGCAGCAGAGGCTGCGGGCGACCTCGCGCCGGGCGCTGCGCTCGGCCCCTACCGCATCTCCGGCGTGCTCGGGCGCGGCGGGATGGGGACCGTCTACCGCGCCGAGCGCGCCGACGGCACCTTCGATAAGACCGTCGCCCTCAAGGTGGTCCGGCGCGGGCTGGACACGGACGACGTCCTCGCCCGCTTCCGCCGCGAGCGCCAGGTGCTGGCCAGCCTCGACCACCCCGGCATCGCTCGCCTGCTCGACGGCGGCGCGACCGAGGACGGCCGCCCGTACCTCGTGATGGAGTACGTCGAGGGCGAGCCGGTGACGGCCTACGCCGACCGCACCCGGCTCGGGGTCGAGGCCCGGCTCGCGCTCTTCGCGCAGACCGGCGAGGCGGTGCAGCACGCCCACCGCCGGCTCGTCGTCCACCGCGACCTCAAGCCGTCGAACGTCCTCGCGGCCGAGAACGACCGCGGGGAGCCGCGGGTCAAGCTGCTCGACTTCGGGATCGCCAAGCTCCTCGACCCGGAGACGGACGGCGACGGCTTGCAAACCCAGACCGGGCTGCGCCTGCTGACGCCGGCCTACGCCGCGCCGGAGCAGCGACGCGGGGAGCCCGTCACGACCGCGACCGACGTGTACGCCCTCGGGGTGCTCCTCTTCGAGCTGCTGACGGGCGACCGCGCCGAGCGGGACCGGCTCGCGCCCCCGAGCGAGCGCGTGACCGACGCGGCAGCCGAGGCGCACGGTACGACAGCCGACCGGCTGCGCCGCCGCCTGCGCGGCGACCTCGACCTGATCGCGCTCAAGGCGCTGCGCGACGACCCCGACCGGCGCTACCCGTCCGTCGAGGCCTTCCTCGACGACGTGCGCCGCCACCGCCGGGGCCTGCCGGTGCAGGCGCGGCCGGAGAGCGTGGCCTACCGGGCGCGCTCGTTCGTGCGGCGGCACCGGGTCGGGGTGGCGGCGGCGGCGGCGTTCGTCGCGCTGCTCGTCGGCGCGCTCGTCGCGGTCTCGCTCCAGCAGCGGGCCACGGCGCGCGAGCGCGACCGGGCCGCGCGCGAGCTGGCCCAGAAGCAGGAGGTCGTCGTCCTCCTGACCGAACTACTCGGCGAGGCCGACCCGATGCTGGCGCAGGGCGACACGCTGAACGTGTACGAGGTGCTGGGCCGGGCCGAGGAGCGCCTCGGCGACGCCTCCGGCTACGCGCCCGACGTCCGCGCCCACCTCCTCCACGCGCTCGGGCACGTCTACCTCAACATGGCCGAGCACGACCGCGCCGGGCACCTCCTGGCCGAAGCGTTCGAACTGCGGCAGGCCCGCTACCCCGACAGCCTCCACGCCGACGTGGTGAGCACGCTGGAGCTGCGGGGCCGGCTCGCGCGCGACCGGGGCGAGCCCGACCGCGCCGTGGCGCTGCACCGGGAGGCGGTGGCCCTGCGCCGGCGGCTCCACGCCGAGGCCGACCCGGCCCTCGCCCAGGCCCTCAACGACCTCGCCATCTCGCAGCACAAGCAGGGCGACCTGGGCGCGGCCGACGCGCACTTCCGCGAGGCCATCGCCGCGTACCGGGCCGGGCCGGGCACCGCCGACGCCCGGCTGGCCGAAACCCTCGGCAGCCTCGCCGTCCTCGTCTTCGAGTCCGACGACCTGGACGAGGCCGAGGCCCTCCTCCGCGAGTCTATCGACCTCCTGCGCACGCTTCGCGGGGACCGCCACCCGCACCTCGCGTCGAGCCTGAACAGTCTCGGGTCGGTGCTGCAGTACGGCGGCCGGCTCGCCGAGGCCGAGCCGCTTTTTGCCGAGGCCCTCGCCATCAACCGGGGCGCGTACGGCAAGGACCACCCCAGCGTGAGCCTCGTCCTGAACAACCTCGCCACCCTCTACGACGAGTGGGACCAGCACGCCGTCGCGGACTCGCTCTACCGGCGGGTGATCCGCGCCGACAGCCTCCGGCTGGGCCCGCTGCACCCGAATGTGGCGATCACCGTCCACAACTACGGGCTGATGCTCCACGAGGTGGAGGCGTACGAGGCCGCCGCCGGCCGGCTCGCGTCCGCCCACGCGGCCGCGCTCGAGACGCTCGGCGCGGAGCACATCTACACGCTCATCTTCGCCTCCAGCCTCGGCCTCAGCCTCGCCGATGCCGGCCGGGCCCGAGAGGCGGAGCGCCTCCTCCGCCCGGCCATGGACCGGCTCAGCGCCGAACTCGGGGCCGGCCACTGGCGGGTGGCGGTGGCCCGGCGCAACCTCGGCGCGGCCCTCGCCGCGCAGGGGCGCTACGACGAGGCCGGGGGCCATCTCCGGTTCAGCGTCGAGGTCCTCACGGCCAGTCGGGGGGCGGACGCCGAAGCGACGCAGGACGCGCAGGCCCGGCTCGACGCCGTGTCCGAGGCGCTGCGGCGCACCGCGGGCGGGGCCTGA
- a CDS encoding T9SS type A sorting domain-containing protein, whose protein sequence is MRVLSFLLVLVLATPLLRAQPFQGLGDLPGGIFQSQAFAVSADGSVVGGNSVSGDFNEAFRWTASGGMEGIGWLPEFEAGSSVVGASADGDVLVGWSYAGFFDGFRWTADGGMQDLFGSSVSSADGVSSDGSVVVGSVLSNDNVGEAFRWTAGGVTYLGTLGGESPYSQAHGVSADGTVVVGVSTNADENIEAFRWTASGGMVGLGVGDFPDGANRSQAVAVSADGTVVVGGTGVSTIQEAFRWTASEGIVGLGDLPGGNFFSIAYAVSADGTVVVGYGTTGSGFTGREAFIWTEADGMRLLQTVLEEQDVDLSGWTLREATGISADGTVIVGYGVNPNGNLEAWRADLSPTARWVAPAAGFFNEPARWSIEDIPDEKHALIFEAYAASPYTVTFVQNQTARALTVDSTSVRFDLGSATLRLGETTGRPLRVGVEADSPSALALEGGTLAAETGSIGVASGSDGVLTLGASGDAASLSLDGSLGVGDEGRGRVEVLNGSTVTIRNSLGIGLSDGSTGTLTVGDAGQLQVTDNPSAAWIGLGGTGTLVVNGSASFLGTVDVGRGALSDGTWTLSSASGEASAITHDLLQVGVSGTGGLEVLDGATLVSTRVALGVNQGSLGTALIRGPGARWDVSVSTRIGVDGAALLQVQDGATVCIETAGFDIGEQGRVETDGTVRLTESGCSFAATSGGSARSGGAVLAAPGLTLAEGAELQADAVILGEGGVLGGSGTLALPITNAGTLAPGGTDSTGVFTLSNDYVQAAEGALAIEFGGTTAGSGYDRLAVTGEAALGGTLRLVRLVGYTPMVGEAYTLLTAAALTGTFDAVEGPPDVELDVRYTATAVTATVTAVTVSNEPDAARPDGFALHAAYPNPFDAETVVSFDVPEASRVTVAVFDVLGREAARLVDGEVAAGRYEVALDGRDLPSGVYVVRMTAAGFARARRVTLLH, encoded by the coding sequence ATGCGTGTACTTTCTTTTCTTCTCGTTCTCGTTCTGGCGACTCCGCTTCTTCGCGCCCAGCCCTTCCAGGGCCTCGGCGACCTGCCGGGCGGGATCTTCCAAAGCCAAGCCTTCGCCGTCTCGGCCGACGGCTCCGTCGTCGGCGGGAATAGCGTGAGCGGCGACTTCAACGAGGCGTTCCGGTGGACGGCGAGTGGCGGCATGGAGGGCATCGGCTGGCTGCCGGAATTCGAGGCGGGTAGCTCGGTGGTGGGCGCGTCGGCCGACGGGGATGTGCTCGTCGGTTGGAGCTATGCAGGCTTTTTTGACGGCTTCCGCTGGACCGCCGATGGCGGGATGCAGGACCTGTTCGGTTCCTCTGTCAGCAGCGCCGACGGGGTCTCGTCTGACGGGAGCGTTGTCGTCGGCTCCGTCCTATCAAACGACAATGTAGGCGAGGCCTTCCGCTGGACGGCGGGCGGCGTGACGTACCTCGGCACCCTGGGTGGCGAGTCCCCTTACTCCCAAGCCCACGGCGTCTCGGCCGACGGCACCGTCGTCGTCGGGGTCTCAACAAACGCCGACGAAAACATCGAGGCCTTCCGCTGGACGGCGAGCGGAGGCATGGTCGGGCTTGGGGTAGGTGATTTCCCGGACGGTGCCAACAGGAGCCAAGCGGTTGCCGTCTCGGCCGACGGCACCGTCGTCGTGGGGGGCACCGGGGTGTCCACCATCCAAGAAGCCTTCCGCTGGACAGCGAGCGAGGGAATCGTCGGGCTGGGCGATCTTCCAGGAGGAAACTTCTTCAGCATCGCGTATGCGGTGTCGGCCGACGGTACCGTCGTCGTTGGCTATGGCACCACCGGGTCAGGCTTCACTGGCCGCGAGGCCTTCATCTGGACGGAGGCGGACGGCATGCGCTTGCTGCAGACGGTGCTCGAAGAGCAGGACGTCGACCTCAGCGGCTGGACGCTCAGGGAGGCCACCGGCATCTCGGCCGATGGCACCGTCATCGTCGGCTACGGCGTCAACCCCAATGGAAACCTCGAGGCCTGGCGCGCCGACCTGAGCCCCACGGCGCGGTGGGTCGCGCCGGCCGCCGGCTTCTTCAACGAGCCTGCGCGGTGGTCCATCGAGGACATCCCGGACGAGAAGCACGCCCTCATCTTCGAGGCCTACGCCGCCTCGCCCTACACCGTCACCTTCGTCCAGAACCAGACGGCTCGCGCGCTGACGGTCGATTCCACCTCGGTCCGCTTCGACCTCGGCAGCGCCACGCTGAGGCTCGGTGAGACGACCGGGCGTCCCCTCCGCGTCGGCGTCGAGGCCGATAGCCCCAGCGCCCTCGCGCTGGAGGGGGGCACGCTGGCCGCCGAGACGGGGAGCATCGGCGTGGCCTCGGGCAGCGACGGCGTCCTGACGCTGGGGGCGTCCGGAGACGCGGCCTCCCTGAGCCTCGATGGGAGCCTTGGCGTGGGCGACGAAGGTCGGGGCCGCGTCGAGGTGTTGAATGGCAGCACCGTCACCATCCGGAATAGCTTGGGGATCGGCTTGTCCGACGGGAGCACCGGCACCCTCACGGTCGGCGACGCCGGACAGCTCCAGGTCACGGACAATCCCTCGGCCGCATGGATCGGGCTGGGGGGCACGGGCACTCTGGTGGTCAACGGCAGCGCCTCGTTCCTCGGAACGGTCGACGTCGGGCGCGGAGCCCTGAGCGACGGCACGTGGACGCTTTCGTCCGCCTCGGGCGAGGCGTCGGCCATCACCCACGACCTGCTGCAGGTCGGCGTCTCCGGTACCGGCGGCCTCGAGGTCCTGGACGGGGCCACCCTCGTCAGTACGCGGGTGGCGCTCGGGGTCAACCAGGGCAGCCTCGGTACGGCCCTCATCCGCGGGCCGGGAGCGCGGTGGGACGTCTCCGTCTCGACTCGGATCGGGGTGGACGGCGCGGCGCTCCTCCAGGTCCAGGACGGAGCTACGGTGTGCATCGAAACCGCCGGCTTTGACATCGGCGAGCAGGGGCGGGTCGAGACGGACGGTACGGTTCGGCTCACCGAGTCCGGCTGCTCGTTCGCCGCCACATCCGGGGGGAGCGCGCGGTCCGGCGGCGCCGTGCTCGCCGCCCCCGGCCTCACGCTCGCCGAAGGGGCTGAGCTGCAGGCCGACGCGGTGATCCTCGGCGAGGGCGGCGTCCTCGGCGGCAGCGGCACGCTCGCCCTGCCGATCACGAATGCGGGCACGCTCGCGCCCGGCGGCACCGACTCGACCGGCGTCTTCACGCTCTCGAACGACTACGTGCAGGCCGCCGAGGGAGCGCTCGCCATCGAGTTCGGCGGCACCACGGCCGGAAGCGGCTACGACCGACTCGCCGTGACGGGCGAGGCGGCGCTCGGCGGCACGCTGAGGCTGGTGCGCCTCGTCGGCTACACCCCGATGGTCGGGGAGGCGTACACGCTGCTGACGGCGGCCGCCCTCACCGGCACGTTCGACGCGGTCGAGGGCCCCCCCGATGTCGAGCTCGACGTGCGCTACACCGCGACGGCGGTGACGGCGACGGTGACGGCGGTGACGGTGTCGAATGAACCCGACGCGGCGCGCCCCGACGGCTTCGCCCTCCACGCCGCCTACCCCAACCCCTTCGACGCCGAAACGGTCGTGTCGTTCGACGTGCCGGAGGCGAGTCGGGTGACGGTGGCGGTCTTCGACGTGCTCGGGCGCGAGGCCGCGCGGCTCGTGGACGGCGAGGTCGCGGCGGGTCGCTACGAGGTGGCGCTCGACGGGCGGGACTTGCCGAGCGGGGTGTACGTGGTGCGGATGACGGCGGCGGGCTTCGCCCGGGCGCGCCGCGTGACCCTCCTGCACTGA
- the hflX gene encoding GTPase HflX produces MSFAAPPQTDRPRENAVIVGVLTPDTTRANLDDALDELEQLADTAGATVTDRVTQALPQIHGATFIGKGKVEELKKLVERRKTDLVVFDDDLSPVQLRNLEKALGCKLVDRSGLILDIFARRAKTATAKTQVELAQLDYLKTRLTRQWTHLSRQKGGIGMRGPGETQIETDRRLIGRRMAVLSDQLDRIDKQRRTQRKGRGDQTRVALVGYTNAGKSTLMNALSDATVFAEDRLFATLDATTRQVYLDSNKSVLLSDTVGFIRKLPHKLIESFKSTLDETRESDVLLHVVDASHPNFEEHIRVVNTTLKELGAREKPTLMVFNKMDVLEERGMIQALRAEHEHAVFVSALRGIGLDSLKEALLGVIESDYVERTALLPVTEPKSRAHIHRVAEVLEEDTVLAQEYDDAPQPALRLRFRTSKKNAPELDRMLARFEQFTLAPGGDGALGSGAMLTE; encoded by the coding sequence TTGTCCTTCGCCGCGCCTCCCCAGACTGACCGCCCCCGCGAGAACGCCGTCATCGTCGGCGTCCTCACCCCCGACACGACCCGGGCCAACCTCGACGACGCGCTCGACGAACTCGAGCAGCTCGCCGACACTGCCGGGGCCACCGTCACCGACCGCGTGACGCAGGCGCTCCCACAGATTCACGGGGCGACGTTCATTGGCAAGGGCAAAGTGGAGGAGCTCAAGAAGCTCGTCGAGAGGCGCAAGACGGACCTCGTGGTCTTCGACGACGACCTCTCGCCGGTCCAGCTTCGCAACCTGGAAAAAGCGCTCGGCTGCAAGCTCGTCGACCGCTCCGGGCTGATCCTCGACATCTTCGCCCGCCGCGCCAAGACAGCCACGGCCAAGACGCAGGTCGAGCTCGCCCAGCTCGACTACCTCAAAACGCGGCTCACGCGGCAGTGGACGCACCTCTCGCGCCAGAAGGGTGGCATCGGGATGCGCGGGCCGGGCGAGACGCAGATCGAGACCGACCGCCGCCTGATCGGTCGCCGCATGGCGGTGCTCTCCGACCAACTCGACCGGATCGACAAGCAGCGGCGCACGCAGCGCAAGGGGCGCGGCGACCAAACCCGCGTCGCGCTCGTCGGCTACACGAACGCCGGCAAGAGCACGCTGATGAACGCGCTCTCCGACGCCACCGTCTTCGCCGAGGACCGCCTCTTCGCCACGCTCGACGCGACGACGCGGCAGGTCTACCTCGACTCCAACAAGTCGGTCCTCCTCTCGGACACCGTCGGGTTCATCCGCAAGCTGCCGCACAAGCTCATCGAGAGCTTCAAGAGCACACTCGACGAGACGCGCGAGTCCGACGTGCTCCTCCACGTCGTCGACGCGAGCCACCCGAACTTCGAGGAGCACATCCGCGTGGTCAACACCACGCTGAAGGAGCTCGGCGCGCGCGAGAAGCCGACGCTGATGGTCTTCAACAAGATGGACGTGCTGGAGGAGCGCGGCATGATCCAGGCGCTCCGCGCCGAGCACGAGCACGCGGTGTTCGTCTCCGCCCTGCGCGGCATTGGCCTGGACAGCCTGAAGGAAGCCCTGCTCGGGGTGATCGAATCGGACTACGTCGAGCGGACGGCGCTCCTCCCGGTGACCGAGCCCAAGAGCCGGGCCCACATCCACCGCGTCGCCGAAGTCCTCGAAGAAGACACCGTGCTGGCGCAGGAGTACGACGACGCGCCGCAGCCGGCCCTGCGCCTCCGCTTCCGCACCTCGAAGAAAAACGCGCCCGAGCTCGACCGGATGCTCGCCCGATTCGAGCAGTTCACCCTCGCCCCGGGCGGCGACGGTGCCCTCGGCAGCGGCGCGATGCTCACCGAGTGA
- a CDS encoding Uma2 family endonuclease, translating to MSSTLAPPHPLLDVFRRAEPLSGDELARMPDLGRCELVEGRLLLMSPTSWFHGRYVVRITAALEDFVADRDLGEVYSGEVGIYTGRDPDTVRGADVLFISHARLARVTSRSFLDVTPEVVVEAISPGNTADEMETKTREYLGAGAEQVWIIEPERKRVRVERAEGAPLVLGPGDVLRGEGLLDRFTLDLDVLFRA from the coding sequence ATGTCTTCTACCCTTGCTCCTCCTCATCCGCTGCTCGACGTGTTTCGCCGAGCCGAGCCGCTCTCGGGCGACGAACTGGCCCGCATGCCGGACCTCGGACGGTGCGAACTGGTCGAGGGCCGCCTGCTGCTTATGAGTCCCACAAGTTGGTTTCACGGTCGCTACGTCGTGCGTATCACCGCTGCGCTCGAAGACTTCGTCGCCGACCGCGATCTCGGCGAGGTGTATTCCGGCGAGGTCGGGATTTACACCGGACGCGACCCAGACACGGTGCGCGGTGCGGACGTGCTTTTCATCTCGCACGCGCGCCTTGCACGCGTCACAAGCCGCAGCTTCCTCGATGTGACTCCAGAAGTAGTGGTCGAGGCGATCTCGCCGGGAAACACAGCGGACGAGATGGAGACCAAGACGCGGGAGTACCTCGGCGCAGGCGCCGAGCAGGTGTGGATCATTGAGCCGGAGCGGAAGCGGGTGCGTGTCGAGCGGGCGGAGGGCGCGCCGCTCGTACTCGGACCGGGCGACGTGCTGCGCGGCGAGGGGCTACTCGACCGGTTCACGCTCGACCTCGACGTGCTCTTCCGGGCGTGA